In Sediminitomix flava, a single genomic region encodes these proteins:
- a CDS encoding ATP-dependent helicase, protein MDYLNSLNEPQREAVVNAEGPMMIIAGAGSGKTRVLTYKIAYLMEKGVEPFNILALTFTNKAAREMRERIESVVGTEARNLWMGTFHSIFARILRYEADKLGYQSNFTIYDSDDSKSVIKSIIKEYKLDDKIYKPNGVLARISNAKNNLISWRGYANNSEYKLEDEASGRPKIADIFKEYALRCFKANAMDFDDLLYNTNVLLHKFPDVLNKYQQKFQYVMIDEFQDTNVSQYSITKKLAAVRQNICVVGDDAQSIYAFRGANIQNILNFEKDYPDLKVIKLEQNYRSSQNIVEAANSVIKHNQAQLKKNVWTSNDDGRLIDVIRATSDSEEAKLIATSIFEERMNNNLNCEDFAILYRTNSQSRSIEESLRKMNIPYRIIGGLSFYQRKEIKDMVAYLRFVINPADTEALKRIINYPKRAIGPTSVDKILVKASQENTTPWQIILNARRYFTGRLTTQLENFANMVQAFMLDVKNKDAFTAATSVAKGSGLLRELYDDKTVEGRVRYENLQELLNAVKAFVDDPEKEDKSLETFLQEVSLITSQDQSKEDSDAVTLMTIHMSKGLEYKHVYIAGMEENLFPSQMMLESRADLEEERRLFYVAITRAMSKLTLSYALQRYRFGKLIMCEPSRFLSEVDSKFLNVQKPVRRPSSFSEGQATSGRFGSFSKTESKSPTTNRNTFTSFSKKKDIPNLENFTPSNPAELRQGQNVLHKKFGKGTITAILEDGSDKRAKVNFDSEGEKTLILAFAKLMIMD, encoded by the coding sequence ATGGATTATTTAAATAGTCTTAACGAGCCACAGAGAGAAGCGGTTGTAAACGCTGAAGGTCCAATGATGATTATTGCTGGTGCTGGATCTGGTAAAACAAGGGTTCTTACTTATAAAATTGCTTATTTGATGGAAAAAGGGGTTGAACCTTTTAACATCTTAGCATTGACTTTTACCAATAAAGCTGCTCGCGAAATGCGAGAGAGGATTGAAAGTGTGGTTGGTACTGAGGCAAGAAACCTATGGATGGGAACTTTCCACTCTATTTTTGCTCGTATTTTAAGATATGAAGCAGACAAGCTAGGTTATCAGAGTAATTTTACGATCTATGATTCTGATGACTCAAAGTCCGTAATTAAATCTATTATTAAAGAGTATAAACTCGACGATAAAATCTATAAACCAAATGGTGTTTTAGCTCGTATTTCAAATGCTAAAAACAATCTAATTTCGTGGAGAGGTTATGCAAATAACTCAGAATATAAATTAGAGGATGAAGCGAGTGGAAGACCAAAAATTGCTGATATTTTCAAAGAGTATGCTTTGAGATGTTTTAAAGCAAATGCGATGGATTTCGACGATTTGTTATACAACACAAATGTCCTTCTCCATAAATTCCCTGATGTTTTAAATAAGTATCAGCAAAAGTTTCAATACGTGATGATTGATGAGTTTCAAGATACCAACGTCTCTCAATATTCAATCACAAAGAAGCTTGCAGCGGTACGTCAAAATATTTGTGTAGTAGGTGACGACGCACAAAGTATCTATGCCTTTAGGGGAGCAAACATCCAAAACATCTTGAACTTTGAGAAAGACTACCCCGATCTTAAGGTCATCAAACTTGAGCAGAATTACCGTTCATCTCAAAATATTGTTGAAGCTGCTAACTCAGTTATCAAACACAACCAAGCCCAGCTTAAAAAGAACGTTTGGACTAGCAATGACGATGGTAGACTGATTGATGTAATTAGGGCTACATCTGACTCTGAAGAGGCTAAATTGATCGCAACTTCCATTTTTGAGGAAAGAATGAATAACAACCTCAATTGTGAAGATTTTGCTATTCTTTACCGTACAAACTCTCAGTCCAGATCTATTGAAGAATCTTTAAGGAAAATGAATATTCCTTACCGTATCATTGGAGGTTTATCTTTCTACCAAAGAAAGGAAATCAAAGATATGGTAGCCTATTTAAGGTTTGTCATTAACCCTGCCGATACGGAAGCACTAAAAAGGATTATTAATTACCCGAAAAGAGCAATTGGTCCTACTTCAGTTGATAAAATATTAGTGAAAGCCTCACAGGAGAATACAACACCTTGGCAAATCATTCTAAATGCTAGAAGATACTTCACAGGTAGACTAACAACTCAGCTTGAAAACTTTGCGAACATGGTTCAAGCTTTCATGTTAGATGTCAAAAACAAAGATGCATTTACTGCAGCAACATCTGTAGCGAAAGGGTCTGGATTACTCCGTGAATTATATGATGATAAAACAGTTGAGGGTCGTGTACGTTATGAAAACCTTCAAGAGTTACTAAATGCTGTCAAAGCTTTTGTAGATGATCCTGAAAAAGAAGATAAAAGTTTAGAAACATTTCTTCAGGAAGTTTCTCTGATCACTTCACAAGATCAGAGTAAAGAAGACAGCGATGCTGTGACCCTTATGACCATACATATGTCTAAAGGTCTAGAGTACAAGCATGTCTATATTGCTGGTATGGAAGAGAATCTTTTCCCTTCTCAAATGATGCTTGAAAGTAGAGCCGACTTAGAGGAAGAAAGAAGACTTTTCTACGTAGCAATCACAAGAGCGATGTCAAAGCTTACACTTTCATACGCCCTTCAAAGATACCGTTTTGGTAAATTGATTATGTGTGAGCCTAGCCGATTCTTGAGTGAAGTAGATTCTAAATTCTTAAATGTTCAAAAACCTGTCAGAAGACCTTCATCTTTCAGTGAAGGACAAGCTACTTCAGGTCGATTTGGATCATTTAGTAAAACTGAATCAAAGTCTCCTACTACTAACAGAAATACATTTACCTCTTTCTCTAAAAAGAAAGATATCCCAAACCTTGA
- a CDS encoding YqgE/AlgH family protein, which produces MEFIFDYNQKQEIRKGDILLAEPFMTDPNFERAVVLVCEHNEEEGSFGLVLNKPSVVQMEDISLNLAKEHELFIGGPVEQDTLHYLHTMSDVKGAVKLRNGVYWGGEFEHLQFMAENGFLTTDNCRFFMGYSGWSHLQLRDELENNSWIVSHQDPSIIFKEESDTLWQSVLKNMGGKYKVLSNYPRDPRWN; this is translated from the coding sequence ATGGAATTTATTTTCGATTACAATCAGAAACAAGAAATAAGAAAAGGAGATATCCTTTTAGCAGAACCTTTTATGACTGACCCAAATTTTGAACGTGCTGTAGTCTTGGTCTGTGAACATAATGAGGAAGAAGGGTCCTTTGGGCTCGTTTTGAATAAACCTTCGGTGGTTCAAATGGAAGATATTTCGTTAAACTTGGCCAAAGAACATGAATTATTTATCGGAGGCCCAGTAGAGCAAGATACACTCCATTATTTACATACAATGTCAGATGTAAAAGGGGCTGTTAAGCTCAGAAATGGCGTTTATTGGGGAGGAGAATTTGAACACCTACAATTTATGGCAGAAAATGGATTCTTAACCACAGATAATTGTCGATTCTTTATGGGTTACAGCGGTTGGAGTCATTTACAGCTAAGAGATGAGCTAGAGAATAATTCTTGGATTGTTTCACATCAAGACCCATCAATTATTTTTAAAGAAGAAAGTGATACATTGTGGCAAAGTGTTCTCAAAAATATGGGAGGAAAATATAAAGTACTTTCCAATTACCCGAGAGATCCAAGATGGAATTAA
- a CDS encoding DUF349 domain-containing protein: MSTNPEDAHQPSEEGNSNNLDNNKIVPDVNDGSEQKNQEMSAEEKTLANKAQEAENNIKEEVSTEETTNEVEDKVFENEIDFHKLSKEELVKVSQELTTVKDVVKAEQVVKEIREVIEDIRREESEIAKAKFLEEGGDEDGFEYRDKDIDAFFTNYKTVRSRKKQYFEDLQSARDNNLKAKKKVINEINEILDSSNQSGAMAKVKELQKKWKEIGAVPQADADDLYKTYHALLDRFYDNMSIEFELKELDRKKNLELKLALCERAESLLEEENINEAVTKLNLLHDEFKSIGPVPKEEQDAVWDRFKKASDVLYDKRRAHAEEFKKVLNENMQKKQDLCLQVEKVSDFDSDRIKEWNEKTKELLAIQEEWDKIGPLPREVAKDINKQFWGNFKSFFARKNKFFEKLEAFRAENLKKKEELVAKAEELKDSEDWNTTTNDLKRLQEDWKKIGPVPEKFRDSVYEKFKAACDVFFERKRSQRKEQDKEFLDNLKKKEEIILEINTLAKEDGDFNIDLLKEKVQAFMAIGFVPRRDKDAIMDKLLNACETYLDTSSLEGDEKETQKLKFKADIFKSVPGGGRFKNQESKVRNRITNLENDIALWQNNLAFFANSKTADKMREEYNEKISKAQAEIKVLKDQLRIIRSIEN; encoded by the coding sequence ATGAGTACAAATCCTGAGGACGCACACCAACCTTCTGAGGAAGGAAATTCTAACAATCTTGACAATAACAAGATTGTTCCAGACGTAAACGATGGTTCTGAACAAAAAAATCAAGAAATGAGCGCAGAAGAAAAGACATTAGCGAACAAAGCTCAAGAAGCTGAAAACAACATCAAAGAAGAAGTTTCTACTGAAGAAACTACAAATGAAGTTGAAGACAAAGTGTTTGAAAATGAGATTGATTTCCACAAACTTTCGAAAGAAGAGTTGGTGAAAGTATCTCAAGAGTTGACAACTGTAAAAGATGTAGTTAAGGCGGAGCAGGTTGTAAAAGAAATTCGTGAGGTAATTGAGGATATCCGTAGAGAGGAGTCTGAAATCGCTAAAGCTAAGTTTCTGGAAGAAGGTGGTGATGAAGATGGGTTTGAGTATCGTGATAAAGATATCGATGCTTTCTTTACTAATTATAAAACGGTTAGATCTCGTAAAAAACAATATTTCGAAGATCTTCAATCAGCTAGAGATAATAACCTGAAAGCTAAAAAGAAGGTTATTAACGAAATCAATGAAATCCTAGATTCTTCGAATCAATCTGGAGCGATGGCTAAAGTTAAAGAGCTTCAGAAAAAATGGAAAGAAATTGGTGCTGTACCTCAAGCAGATGCTGATGATCTTTATAAAACATATCATGCACTTCTAGATCGTTTTTACGATAACATGAGTATTGAGTTTGAATTAAAAGAACTTGATCGTAAGAAAAATCTAGAGTTGAAGTTAGCGCTTTGTGAAAGAGCTGAATCTCTATTAGAAGAGGAAAATATTAATGAAGCAGTTACAAAATTGAATTTGCTTCATGATGAGTTTAAATCTATTGGTCCTGTTCCTAAAGAAGAACAAGATGCAGTTTGGGATAGATTTAAAAAGGCTTCTGATGTACTATATGACAAAAGAAGAGCTCATGCAGAAGAGTTTAAGAAAGTTCTCAACGAAAACATGCAGAAGAAACAAGATCTTTGTCTTCAAGTTGAGAAGGTTTCAGATTTTGACTCTGACCGTATAAAAGAATGGAATGAGAAAACGAAAGAATTGCTGGCTATTCAAGAAGAATGGGATAAAATTGGTCCTCTTCCAAGAGAAGTAGCTAAAGATATCAATAAGCAGTTTTGGGGTAACTTTAAATCATTCTTTGCTCGTAAGAATAAATTCTTTGAAAAGCTTGAGGCTTTCAGAGCTGAGAACTTAAAGAAGAAAGAAGAGCTAGTAGCTAAAGCTGAAGAGCTTAAAGATAGCGAAGATTGGAACACGACGACTAACGATCTGAAAAGACTACAAGAGGATTGGAAGAAAATTGGTCCTGTTCCTGAAAAATTCCGTGATTCAGTTTACGAAAAGTTCAAAGCTGCTTGTGATGTTTTCTTCGAGAGAAAAAGAAGCCAACGTAAAGAACAAGATAAAGAGTTCTTGGATAACTTGAAGAAGAAGGAAGAAATCATTCTTGAAATCAATACTTTGGCTAAAGAAGATGGAGATTTCAATATTGATTTGTTGAAAGAAAAAGTACAAGCTTTTATGGCTATTGGCTTTGTTCCTAGAAGAGACAAAGATGCGATCATGGATAAATTGCTCAATGCTTGCGAAACTTATCTTGATACTTCGTCTTTAGAAGGTGATGAAAAAGAAACTCAAAAGCTGAAATTCAAAGCTGATATCTTTAAATCTGTTCCTGGTGGAGGAAGATTTAAAAATCAAGAGAGTAAAGTTCGTAACAGAATTACAAATCTTGAGAATGATATTGCTTTATGGCAGAACAACCTTGCTTTCTTCGCTAATTCGAAGACAGCTGATAAGATGAGAGAAGAGTACAATGAGAAGATTTCTAAAGCACAGGCTGAAATCAAAGTACTTAAAGATCAATTAAGAATCATTAGAAGCATTGAGAACTAA
- a CDS encoding S8 family serine peptidase, with amino-acid sequence MKSTLLSFILIINSFYLIAQQSKLSPNEYESNKVIVKYKDFPSDHQVSSLSSSNKGDFAINSQKSFFRNSDNLSNSRTQESLPEVYKIYELEIETSLAIEEVILKLMENESIEYAEPAYTYELLDTPNDPLYSSQLMADLFSIEGVWKLTKGDSNLVIGIIDTGTELGHEDLANNLYFNQAEKEGLPNVDDDGNGYIDDITGYDFAEEDNDPSIDRSTHGLSVAGTAVAISDNGVGISGVAPLCKYMPLKVETTSGSLINISEAMIYAAMNGCKVINLSLGRAFNPARYEQEIINYLTETYDVLFVAAAGNNSASHTDYYPASYDNVLSVTGLKQNYNNLDYKYSHKIDVANLGSNVHVTRANNTYGTSAGTSYASPLTAGVAALIASYDKSLTMSQVGELIRTTADTSIYQNSTNSSLQGYLGRGFVKPLNALNRLDEAISVRMEDISAFSSRGDIIELNDEFFINGQFKNYLNSTSSQLNVQIESNSTAFEILEGNFNIGALNELEKTELDQTVFKIKLIEDVSEGSRFSFKLIFSDPNNNYYDEQYFYITPKESKILLYLNNFAGYFKSDGSLGYPSSFYHKSSGYRRFMYQFSAVIAQDENSVSDAIRNEDDLYADTDFSSNHSPSYYERENHRASVYTAFNDYQRGSETSNNVDVELIAYGNKDDEKDDFILIDLKLTNTSDQTIDSLYAGMYIDWLLSGSTSVRNTDVASWDSSKDYVYAYNTGISKYAAFKVLNEDRFYKSFDQESGNQDIDLSDGFSDSEKFSLMSDQIDDSVIGGASGANVGSMLGAKLYGISPQESQRVVFILAITTVNKTKVEAILAEAEEFAQDFLNLPFADTYWDGTQWVNGTPSSDRVVRIEQNSPNTSFSAKKLILESDVSLNIPKGEEVRISESIVSDNSKITGGGSLYLTNPNGEIEVINTLNISNVLELEANTTLNTNSNLNFEDGAVLLHEISSQIEGNTTFKRTGHGEGVNAYNYLSLPVTSRNLHDSISSTDRYYFDEEGTDDGINDNGNDPSYTPNDMSDDVWKVFNEGNQLEIGKGFIASDIGNVSITGEPITGTYAVGVSSTQTGFNLLGNPYMAPINVESFLTHSANSELEGSVWVYTSNSEGKGCYDCFNLLNTGEIPTFQGFFVKANSAGEVEFTNEMKVRSRESNSLKRVNHGGTGFSIFELHVEKQDGISDKVILGFDYIFSENFDENYDARKLRGTQDLDVFIEIDEVEHSIVAWPPVEDLKIFNLNIESESAEQFSFHYTVREDHLVPEGVFIKDNVNNSYTLLDDSEDTFTVEVLENDPPNRFQLLLVENLDQILAVQQGLEELLDIRVGANRIVLSGQILTQNRELQVSVFNLLGQKVMAKKLSDSSLSSSVDIDHDLRKNQPYILQIGVGNQFINKKIILK; translated from the coding sequence ATGAAATCAACATTACTATCATTTATTCTTATTATTAACTCATTTTATTTAATTGCTCAACAATCCAAACTCTCCCCAAATGAATATGAAAGCAATAAAGTCATAGTAAAATACAAGGACTTCCCAAGTGATCATCAAGTAAGTTCTTTGTCATCAAGTAATAAAGGTGATTTTGCAATAAATTCTCAAAAGTCTTTCTTTCGTAATTCTGATAACTTAAGCAATTCTAGAACGCAAGAAAGTTTGCCTGAAGTTTATAAAATCTATGAACTAGAGATAGAAACATCGCTAGCCATTGAAGAGGTGATTCTAAAATTAATGGAAAATGAATCTATTGAGTATGCAGAGCCTGCATATACCTATGAACTCTTAGATACCCCAAATGACCCTTTGTACTCATCCCAACTTATGGCAGATTTATTCTCCATAGAAGGTGTATGGAAATTGACAAAAGGGGATAGTAACCTTGTGATTGGAATAATAGATACAGGGACAGAATTAGGGCATGAAGATTTAGCTAACAACCTTTATTTTAATCAGGCTGAGAAAGAGGGGCTGCCTAATGTAGATGATGATGGAAATGGTTATATAGATGATATTACAGGTTATGATTTTGCTGAAGAAGACAATGACCCAAGTATAGATAGAAGTACACATGGTTTGTCTGTTGCCGGAACAGCAGTTGCCATCTCGGATAATGGAGTAGGAATAAGTGGTGTAGCTCCTCTATGTAAATATATGCCTCTAAAAGTGGAGACTACATCGGGTTCTTTAATCAATATCTCTGAGGCTATGATCTATGCCGCTATGAATGGCTGTAAGGTGATTAACCTTTCGTTGGGTAGAGCTTTTAACCCTGCTCGTTATGAGCAAGAAATTATTAATTATTTGACCGAAACATACGATGTTTTATTTGTGGCTGCCGCAGGAAACAACTCAGCTAGTCATACTGATTATTACCCAGCTTCTTACGATAATGTATTATCTGTTACAGGTCTAAAGCAAAATTATAATAATCTTGATTATAAGTATAGTCATAAAATTGATGTAGCAAACCTTGGTAGTAATGTTCATGTAACAAGAGCGAATAATACCTATGGAACATCTGCCGGTACTTCATATGCATCTCCACTTACTGCAGGTGTTGCTGCTTTGATAGCTTCTTACGATAAGAGTTTGACAATGTCTCAAGTAGGAGAGTTAATTCGTACTACAGCAGATACATCTATCTATCAGAATTCTACAAACTCTTCTTTACAAGGATATTTGGGAAGAGGTTTTGTAAAACCGTTGAATGCTTTAAATAGATTAGATGAGGCTATTTCCGTAAGAATGGAGGATATTTCTGCATTTTCCTCAAGAGGAGATATTATTGAGTTGAATGATGAATTTTTTATAAATGGACAATTTAAAAATTATCTTAATTCAACTTCTAGTCAGTTGAATGTACAAATAGAGAGTAATTCTACAGCGTTTGAAATTTTGGAAGGTAATTTCAATATTGGAGCACTGAATGAATTAGAGAAAACAGAATTGGATCAAACTGTTTTCAAAATTAAATTGATTGAAGATGTATCTGAAGGTAGTCGATTCTCATTTAAGCTTATTTTTTCTGATCCTAATAATAATTATTACGACGAACAGTATTTCTACATCACTCCTAAAGAGTCTAAGATCTTACTCTATCTGAATAATTTTGCAGGATATTTTAAATCGGATGGATCACTTGGATATCCTTCAAGTTTCTATCATAAAAGTTCTGGCTATAGGCGTTTCATGTATCAGTTTTCAGCGGTTATTGCACAAGATGAAAATTCAGTATCAGATGCAATCAGAAATGAAGATGACTTATATGCAGATACAGATTTTTCTTCCAATCATTCTCCTTCATATTATGAAAGAGAGAATCATCGAGCTTCGGTTTATACTGCTTTCAATGATTACCAAAGAGGTTCAGAGACTTCTAATAATGTAGATGTAGAGTTAATAGCTTATGGAAATAAGGATGATGAAAAAGATGATTTTATTTTAATTGATTTGAAATTGACTAATACTTCAGATCAGACAATTGATTCTCTTTACGCAGGGATGTACATAGATTGGCTATTGAGTGGAAGTACAAGTGTTCGGAATACAGATGTTGCTTCATGGGATTCTAGTAAGGATTATGTATACGCTTATAATACAGGTATTTCTAAATATGCAGCTTTTAAGGTATTAAATGAGGATAGATTTTATAAATCATTTGATCAAGAAAGTGGAAATCAAGATATCGATTTATCAGATGGTTTTTCTGATTCAGAAAAGTTCTCATTAATGTCTGATCAAATAGATGATTCAGTCATTGGAGGTGCTAGTGGTGCCAATGTTGGGTCTATGCTTGGAGCAAAACTTTATGGTATTTCTCCTCAAGAGTCGCAAAGAGTTGTATTCATATTGGCTATAACCACAGTAAACAAAACGAAAGTTGAAGCTATTTTGGCTGAAGCAGAAGAGTTTGCTCAAGATTTTCTTAATCTACCATTTGCAGATACTTATTGGGATGGAACTCAGTGGGTCAATGGAACACCATCATCTGATAGAGTCGTAAGAATTGAACAAAACTCTCCCAATACATCTTTTTCAGCTAAGAAATTGATATTGGAATCAGATGTTTCATTGAATATTCCTAAAGGAGAAGAAGTTAGAATATCTGAATCAATAGTGAGTGATAACTCAAAAATAACTGGAGGTGGATCCTTGTATCTAACGAACCCGAATGGTGAAATAGAAGTAATAAACACCCTGAACATAAGTAATGTATTGGAGTTGGAAGCAAATACAACATTAAATACCAATTCAAACTTGAATTTTGAAGATGGAGCAGTCTTGTTACATGAAATTTCATCTCAAATTGAGGGGAATACCACATTTAAAAGAACTGGGCATGGGGAAGGTGTTAATGCTTATAATTATCTTTCTCTACCAGTAACAAGTCGAAATCTTCATGATAGTATTAGTAGTACCGATCGTTATTATTTTGATGAAGAAGGAACCGATGATGGTATAAATGATAACGGTAATGACCCAAGTTACACTCCAAATGATATGAGTGATGATGTTTGGAAGGTATTTAACGAGGGTAACCAATTAGAAATAGGTAAAGGTTTTATAGCGTCAGATATTGGAAATGTAAGTATTACAGGAGAGCCTATCACTGGGACTTACGCCGTCGGTGTTTCGTCTACGCAAACAGGGTTTAACCTACTTGGTAACCCATATATGGCGCCTATAAATGTAGAGTCATTTTTAACACACAGTGCAAACTCAGAGCTTGAAGGTTCAGTTTGGGTTTATACTTCAAATAGTGAAGGTAAAGGTTGCTATGATTGCTTTAATCTTCTAAATACGGGTGAGATACCAACTTTCCAAGGTTTCTTTGTGAAAGCAAATTCTGCTGGGGAGGTTGAGTTTACGAATGAAATGAAGGTAAGGTCAAGAGAATCAAACTCCTTAAAACGTGTCAATCACGGAGGTACTGGTTTTAGTATTTTCGAATTACATGTTGAAAAGCAAGATGGAATCTCCGATAAAGTGATATTGGGTTTTGATTATATTTTCTCAGAGAACTTTGATGAAAACTATGATGCGAGAAAACTTAGAGGAACACAAGATCTAGATGTTTTCATTGAGATTGATGAGGTAGAACATTCAATTGTAGCTTGGCCTCCAGTTGAAGATTTGAAGATTTTTAATCTAAATATTGAATCCGAAAGTGCTGAACAATTCAGCTTTCACTATACTGTGAGGGAAGATCACCTAGTACCAGAAGGGGTTTTTATCAAAGATAATGTAAATAATAGTTATACTCTTCTAGATGATAGCGAAGATACTTTTACAGTTGAAGTACTCGAAAATGATCCTCCGAATCGATTCCAATTATTGTTAGTCGAGAATCTTGATCAAATTTTGGCAGTCCAACAAGGTTTGGAAGAATTATTAGATATAAGAGTTGGGGCTAATCGAATAGTTTTAAGTGGTCAAATATTAACTCAAAACAGAGAACTTCAAGTTTCAGTATTTAACCTTCTAGGGCAAAAAGTAATGGCTAAAAAACTGTCTGATTCAAGTCTATCTTCAAGTGTTGATATAGACCATGATTTAAGAAAAAATCAACCATACATTTTGCAGATAGGTGTAGGGAACCAGTTTATTAATAAGAAAATTATTTTGAAGTAG
- a CDS encoding methylglyoxal synthase, with protein sequence MRESFKKIAIIAHDGKKAEMVGFFKDHIDQLTGVEIVATGTTGSHLAKAGLEVDAKLSGPMGGDAQIAAMVAEGDIDAVLFFRDPLGKHPHEPDVQMLLRLCDLYDVPLATNPASATLLLNGIDVIKAKAKVE encoded by the coding sequence ATGAGAGAAAGCTTTAAAAAGATTGCAATAATTGCACACGACGGTAAGAAAGCTGAGATGGTTGGATTTTTTAAAGATCATATCGACCAATTAACTGGTGTAGAGATTGTAGCTACAGGAACTACAGGTAGTCATTTGGCAAAAGCTGGACTTGAAGTTGATGCTAAACTATCAGGACCAATGGGAGGTGATGCACAGATTGCTGCAATGGTTGCTGAAGGAGATATTGACGCGGTATTATTCTTTAGAGATCCACTAGGGAAACATCCACACGAGCCTGATGTACAAATGTTATTAAGATTGTGTGACCTTTATGATGTGCCATTGGCTACTAACCCAGCCTCTGCTACACTTCTTTTGAATGGTATCGATGTGATTAAGGCTAAAGCTAAAGTAGAATAG